The window AGGCCGGCGAGGTGGTGGCGCACGACGAGGCGCTGGGCGAGGGACTCGTGCACGGCCATGGAGAGGCGGCGGCGCAGCTCGGTCAGGCCGACGAGGACGAGGCACATGCGGCTCTCGGCGTCCATGCTGAAGTTGGTGAGCAGGCGGAGGTCCTCGAGGACGTCGTTGCGCAGGTGGTGGGCCTCGTCGATGACCAGCACGGGCAGCTGCCCGGCCTCGGCGGCGAGGCGGGAGACCTCGGCGCGGATGGCGTTGTGGGCGGCGGCGCGGGAGTGCTCGGCGGGCAGGCCGATCTCCCAGGCGATGGAGCGGTACATGTCGAGCACGCTGCCGGTGGTCAGGGAGACGTAGTGGACGCGGTGCAGGCCGGGGTGGAGCTGGGCGGCGGCGCGGCGGACGGCGGTGGTCTTGCCGGACCCGGCCTCGCCGGTGAGCAGACCGATGCCGCGCAGCTCCATGAGGTGGGCGAGCCGGGCCTCGGCCTCCCGGCTGGCGTTGGAGACGAACAGCTCGTCGGCCTCGGCGGGGGTCTCGAAGGGCAGCCGGGTGAGGGCGAAGTGGCGCGCGTACATCAGCCGTCCTCCTTGAGCCCGCTCATCCTGATCGGCGAGGGCGGCGGCTCCGGGGGCGGGTCGCCGGGCACGGCCTGCTTGGTGGCGTGGTCGCGCCGCACGGCGGTGTTGGCGTAGGCGTCCAGCCGCGTGGCCTGGCCGGCGGGCCTGCCGTCGTGGACCACGTCGATGGGCCGGCCGGGGGGCGCGGCGGGGTCGTGGCGCAGGGTGACGGTCTCGCCGACGAGCAGCGCGTCGACCTCGTAGAGGCGGCCGTTGAGGCTGACGGTGCGGTCCTTCTGGACGCGGCGCCTGGCCTCGAAGAGG of the Gammaproteobacteria bacterium genome contains:
- a CDS encoding AAA family ATPase: MYARHFALTRLPFETPAEADELFVSNASREAEARLAHLMELRGIGLLTGEAGSGKTTAVRRAAAQLHPGLHRVHYVSLTTGSVLDMYRSIAWEIGLPAEHSRAAAHNAIRAEVSRLAAEAGQLPVLVIDEAHHLRNDVLEDLRLLTNFSMDAESRMCLVLVGLTELRRRLSMAVHESLAQRLVVRHHLAGL